One Desulfonispora thiosulfatigenes DSM 11270 DNA window includes the following coding sequences:
- a CDS encoding ABC transporter permease: protein MRDFWIVLKFELMGFMKNKSFIIPTIILCLLLAIGLSVPTIQDAFFSSDSSDGINGDTDNVSEDTGDRLYGYVDEKEQISNITKLQDSFLAGTLVKANTSKELEEKVTSEEFTAGYIIKSPTNYEYVIKNNQMMDLDQINFEDALTEVYRTAELEKRGIEYTEIEGIIYPQIEADTKVLGKDSEKNFVYTYILIFGLYFMIILYGQLIATSVASEKSNRTMEVLITSTKSSNLMFGKVIGGALAGIIQFALIILTGIIAYHLNKGAWNNSLDFIFEMPENILLTFFVFGTLGYLIYAFIYGALGALVSRTEDISSSSAPITILFVVVFFIAIVGMQNTEGSLLKVASFIPFSSFMAMFVRISMGTVSNLEIIISLSILILTTGLIGWLAAKIYRMGTLMYGNKVKFKDIIKILKSA, encoded by the coding sequence ATGAGAGATTTTTGGATTGTTTTAAAATTTGAATTAATGGGATTTATGAAAAACAAGTCTTTTATAATTCCAACTATAATTCTTTGTTTGCTTCTAGCTATTGGACTTTCTGTGCCAACGATCCAGGATGCCTTTTTTAGCTCTGATTCTAGCGATGGAATTAATGGGGATACAGATAATGTAAGCGAAGACACGGGGGATCGACTTTATGGCTATGTTGATGAAAAAGAGCAAATTTCTAATATAACAAAGCTACAGGATAGCTTTCTAGCGGGTACTTTGGTTAAAGCAAATACTAGTAAAGAATTAGAAGAAAAGGTTACCTCTGAGGAATTTACAGCAGGATATATTATTAAAAGTCCCACCAACTATGAGTATGTAATTAAAAATAATCAAATGATGGATTTAGACCAGATTAATTTTGAAGATGCCTTAACAGAAGTTTATCGCACAGCTGAACTAGAAAAGAGGGGTATAGAATATACAGAAATCGAAGGGATAATTTATCCTCAAATAGAGGCTGATACTAAGGTTTTAGGAAAAGATAGTGAGAAAAATTTTGTATATACTTATATTTTGATCTTTGGTCTTTATTTTATGATTATTCTTTATGGCCAACTGATAGCGACGTCTGTGGCTAGTGAAAAAAGTAACCGAACTATGGAAGTTTTAATTACGAGTACAAAGAGTAGTAATTTAATGTTTGGTAAGGTAATTGGAGGAGCTTTAGCAGGAATCATTCAATTCGCCTTAATCATTTTAACGGGGATTATAGCTTATCATTTAAATAAAGGTGCCTGGAACAATAGTTTGGATTTTATTTTTGAAATGCCAGAAAATATTTTACTAACATTTTTTGTTTTTGGAACTTTGGGTTATCTTATTTATGCCTTTATCTATGGAGCCTTAGGAGCTTTAGTATCAAGAACTGAGGATATAAGCTCAAGTTCAGCCCCGATAACTATTTTATTCGTCGTAGTGTTCTTTATTGCGATTGTAGGTATGCAAAATACGGAAGGGTCATTATTAAAGGTTGCGTCCTTTATCCCATTTAGTTCCTTTATGGCTATGTTTGTGAGAATATCTATGGGAACTGTTTCAAATTTAGAAATCATAATTTCTTTAAGCATTTTAATTTTAACAACAGGGTTAATAGGATGGTTAGCAGCTAAGATTTATCGTATGGGCACTTTAATGTATGGGAATAAGGTTAAATTTAAGGATATTATTAAGATTTTAAAAAGTGCATAA
- a CDS encoding ABC transporter ATP-binding protein: MKLEIKSLTKSFSGKEVIHGISFSVTSGKALGLLGRNGAGKTTTIRIIMNLFEANQGEIILNGEKFNARNQKIGYLPEERGLYPKKKVLDQLQYLGKLKGLSSKEAKTNALYWLERLGVEEYKDKKLETLSKGNQQKVQLAETFLSNPDIIILDEPFSGLDPVNSQILKDIITELIIENKLLIFSSHQMNYVEEFCEEIALIDQGNIVLTGNLKEIKLEYGQNRLTISAVNLSSEQLKDTLESKLNKIVKVIEKRKEYLVIELLGSHTKNDFLQALGEIDIDIEQFSVYEPRLEDIFVQKVGAN; the protein is encoded by the coding sequence ATGAAATTAGAAATAAAAAGTTTGACCAAAAGCTTTTCAGGGAAAGAGGTTATACATGGTATTTCCTTTTCGGTCACAAGTGGTAAGGCTTTAGGTCTTTTAGGTAGAAATGGAGCAGGAAAAACTACTACTATACGAATTATTATGAATTTATTTGAAGCAAATCAGGGTGAAATTATTTTAAATGGAGAAAAATTTAATGCACGTAACCAAAAGATAGGATATTTACCCGAGGAAAGAGGATTATATCCGAAGAAAAAGGTTTTAGACCAATTGCAGTATTTAGGCAAGCTGAAAGGGTTAAGTAGTAAGGAAGCTAAAACTAATGCATTATATTGGTTAGAAAGATTAGGTGTAGAAGAATATAAGGATAAAAAGTTAGAAACCTTATCTAAGGGAAATCAACAAAAGGTGCAATTAGCCGAAACCTTTTTAAGTAATCCAGATATCATTATTTTAGATGAGCCTTTTAGTGGCTTAGACCCTGTAAATTCTCAGATTTTAAAGGACATTATCACAGAGTTAATTATAGAAAATAAGTTATTAATATTTTCAAGCCATCAAATGAATTATGTAGAAGAGTTTTGTGAAGAAATTGCTTTAATAGATCAGGGGAATATCGTTTTAACCGGCAATTTAAAAGAAATAAAATTAGAATATGGTCAAAATAGATTAACGATTAGTGCCGTTAATTTAAGCTCAGAACAATTAAAAGACACACTAGAAAGTAAGTTAAACAAAATTGTAAAGGTAATCGAAAAGAGAAAAGAATATTTAGTTATAGAGTTATTAGGGTCACATACGAAAAATGATTTTTTACAGGCACTTGGTGAAATTGATATAGATATTGAACAATTTTCTGTGTATGAACCTAGGCTAGAGGATATATTTGTCCAAAAGGTAGGTGCTAACTAA
- a CDS encoding DUF1294 domain-containing protein — translation MHKYISYYLICINILAFIVSGLDKKAAIQHKRRVREKTLFYLALIGGSVGLIVSIYYFRHKTKHKSFTLGVPIIIIVQMLIIYYFYFL, via the coding sequence ATGCATAAATACATTTCCTATTATTTAATTTGCATCAATATTCTTGCTTTTATAGTATCTGGACTTGATAAAAAGGCAGCGATACAACATAAAAGAAGGGTGCGAGAAAAGACTCTTTTTTACCTAGCTCTAATAGGGGGTTCGGTGGGCCTTATCGTGTCTATATATTATTTTCGACATAAGACAAAGCATAAATCTTTTACGCTAGGGGTACCGATAATAATTATCGTACAAATGTTGATTATTTATTATTTTTACTTCCTTTAA